A window of the Dongshaea marina genome harbors these coding sequences:
- the folB gene encoding dihydroneopterin aldolase, whose protein sequence is MDKVFIEGLEVLTTIGVYEWEKGIKQKLSFDLEMLHDNRPSAQQDDCQLALNYAEVSQAVTQFAQQHQFELIETMSEQVAALILEQFNAQQVRVRLSKPGAVVNARNVGVEITRTREV, encoded by the coding sequence ATGGATAAGGTATTTATTGAGGGCCTTGAGGTACTGACGACCATTGGGGTGTATGAATGGGAAAAAGGGATCAAGCAGAAACTCAGCTTCGATCTTGAGATGCTGCATGATAACCGCCCGAGCGCGCAGCAAGATGATTGCCAGTTGGCTCTCAATTATGCTGAGGTTTCTCAGGCGGTAACCCAATTCGCGCAGCAGCATCAGTTTGAATTGATTGAGACCATGTCTGAGCAGGTAGCGGCACTGATCCTGGAGCAATTTAATGCGCAGCAGGTCAGGGTTCGGCTTTCAAAGCCGGGAGCTGTTGTCAATGCGCGCAACGTCGGTGTTGAGATCACCCGCACAAGGGAGGTGTAA
- the folK gene encoding 2-amino-4-hydroxy-6-hydroxymethyldihydropteridine diphosphokinase, translated as MATIYIGVGSNIEREQHIRMGIKRLAQLFGELSVSQVYESEAFGFIGERFYNLVIGANTQWPVSEVASRLRAIEIAHGRPEKSSKFCSRTLDLDLLLYDDLISDGEIKLPREDILSRVFVLRPLAELAPQLIHPELQQPMAELWRNFAGPKQLLWPVDLELGSVISAGETESA; from the coding sequence ATGGCAACCATCTATATTGGCGTCGGCTCAAATATCGAGCGTGAGCAGCACATTCGAATGGGGATCAAGCGTCTTGCCCAACTCTTCGGGGAACTGAGTGTCTCTCAGGTCTATGAGAGTGAGGCCTTCGGTTTTATCGGGGAGCGCTTCTATAATCTGGTCATCGGTGCTAACACCCAGTGGCCGGTATCAGAGGTGGCTTCGAGACTCAGAGCGATTGAGATCGCTCATGGGCGTCCGGAAAAGAGCAGTAAATTTTGCTCACGAACCCTGGATCTGGACCTGCTGCTCTATGATGATCTGATCAGTGATGGTGAGATCAAGCTTCCCCGGGAGGATATTTTGAGCCGGGTATTTGTGTTGCGCCCGCTGGCAGAGCTTGCTCCTCAGCTGATTCATCCCGAGCTGCAGCAGCCGATGGCAGAGCTATGGCGTAATTTTGCGGGCCCTAAACAGTTGTTATGGCCCGTTGATCTTGAGCTGGGCTCAGTCATCTCGGCCGGTGAAACCGAAAGCGCCTGA
- the plsY gene encoding glycerol-3-phosphate 1-O-acyltransferase PlsY — MICRRRKLPDPRSIGSHNPGATNMLRIGGREAALLVLLFDLLKGATPVLIAHELQLPPLEIGIVAVAACLGHMFPLYFGFKGGKGVATTLGVLIPISWGVTSLAACCWLLVLAIARYSSLASIISALTLPLYSYWLAPDFIIPLSLLSLLILVRHLPNIRRLIQGKEPRIGHKAP; from the coding sequence GTGATCTGCCGCCGCCGAAAGCTCCCGGACCCCCGCTCTATTGGCTCCCACAACCCGGGCGCCACCAATATGCTGCGCATTGGTGGCCGGGAAGCTGCTCTGCTGGTTTTGCTGTTCGATCTGCTCAAGGGGGCAACACCTGTATTGATCGCCCATGAGCTGCAACTTCCCCCGCTCGAGATTGGCATCGTCGCCGTGGCAGCCTGCCTTGGACACATGTTCCCGCTCTACTTTGGTTTCAAAGGCGGCAAAGGGGTGGCCACCACATTGGGGGTATTGATCCCGATCTCCTGGGGAGTCACCAGCCTGGCTGCCTGCTGCTGGCTACTGGTGCTTGCCATCGCACGCTACTCCTCCCTGGCCTCGATTATCAGCGCCCTCACCCTGCCTCTTTACAGCTACTGGCTGGCGCCTGACTTTATCATCCCGCTCAGCCTGCTCAGCCTGCTAATCCTGGTGCGTCACCTGCCGAATATCCGCCGTCTCATCCAGGGCAAGGAGCCCAGGATCGGCCACAAGGCGCCCTGA
- a CDS encoding ExeA family protein, translating to MYSQFFGFSEKPFSIAPSPRYLYMSDRHSEAMLHLQYGLQNHGGFLLLTGEVGTGKTTLSRSLIEQLPETVDIAVILNPSLNEQELLKAICDEWQLGYQDGAGTQQLFEVLSAHLLHSYAKGRHSLLVIDEAQHLSAGVLEQLRLLTNLETEEKKLLQVILIGQPELQQKLREPELRQLAQRITARYHLLPLTLSETDAYIRYRLQVAGSLQPLFSRRTIRRVFSRSKGIPRLINLICDRALLSAFSRGRHQVTPQDVEAASAEVSGGTHKRWRLYLANALGALLLIALGAGGWLYLQPRLLPKPVVAKTALTQEQKQDFMRAVDEARLPQIGMQSLYRIWGYEASAEHASCANAKGAELECTQQSMSLEQLQRLKHPAVIRLYDSQGDKFYATLICMTDEKASLQIGNSSWQLSNKWLRSHWGGQATLLWRSPVPGVTLVKQGDRGAAVGWMEQRLASILKQPILHDASFDEPLRQQLMSFQRQRGLQADGVAGVNTLMALGSAPRQSMICQ from the coding sequence ATGTATTCGCAATTTTTTGGCTTTTCGGAAAAGCCATTCTCCATCGCCCCCAGCCCGCGTTATCTCTATATGAGTGACAGGCACAGTGAGGCGATGCTTCATCTTCAGTATGGCTTACAAAACCATGGTGGTTTCCTGTTGCTAACCGGCGAGGTGGGAACCGGTAAGACCACCCTGTCGCGCTCCCTGATTGAGCAGCTTCCCGAAACCGTGGATATTGCGGTGATCCTCAATCCTTCCCTCAATGAGCAGGAGCTATTAAAGGCTATTTGTGATGAGTGGCAGCTTGGCTACCAAGATGGCGCGGGTACCCAGCAGCTGTTTGAGGTGTTAAGTGCTCATCTGCTGCACTCTTATGCCAAAGGGAGGCACTCGTTGCTGGTTATTGATGAGGCGCAGCATCTGTCGGCCGGTGTTCTGGAGCAGCTTCGGCTTCTGACCAACCTGGAGACCGAAGAGAAAAAGCTATTGCAGGTGATCCTGATCGGTCAGCCCGAGCTTCAGCAAAAACTCAGGGAGCCAGAGCTTCGCCAGCTGGCGCAGCGGATCACCGCCCGTTATCACCTGTTGCCCCTGACCCTGTCTGAGACCGATGCCTATATTCGCTACCGGTTACAGGTAGCAGGCTCCCTGCAGCCACTATTTAGCCGGCGCACCATACGCCGGGTATTTAGCCGCAGCAAGGGGATCCCAAGGCTTATTAATCTTATCTGTGACCGGGCGCTGCTCTCTGCTTTTTCACGGGGGCGCCATCAGGTTACTCCCCAGGATGTTGAGGCGGCTTCTGCCGAGGTGAGTGGTGGCACTCACAAGCGCTGGCGCCTTTATCTTGCTAATGCCCTCGGGGCGCTCCTGTTGATCGCCCTTGGTGCCGGAGGCTGGCTTTACCTTCAACCGAGATTACTGCCCAAGCCTGTGGTAGCCAAAACGGCGTTAACCCAGGAGCAGAAACAGGATTTTATGCGGGCGGTCGATGAGGCGCGCCTGCCACAGATAGGGATGCAATCTCTCTATCGGATATGGGGCTATGAAGCGAGTGCCGAGCATGCGAGCTGTGCCAATGCAAAGGGCGCCGAGCTCGAATGTACTCAGCAATCGATGAGCCTGGAGCAGTTGCAACGGCTAAAGCATCCCGCGGTGATCCGTCTGTATGACTCACAGGGTGATAAGTTCTATGCCACCCTGATCTGTATGACGGATGAGAAAGCCAGCTTGCAGATAGGTAATAGCAGCTGGCAGCTGTCGAACAAGTGGTTGCGTAGCCATTGGGGCGGTCAGGCCACACTACTTTGGCGCTCACCTGTGCCTGGCGTGACCCTGGTGAAGCAGGGCGACAGGGGGGCAGCCGTTGGCTGGATGGAGCAACGATTGGCAAGCATACTCAAACAGCCGATTTTACATGATGCCAGCTTCGATGAGCCACTGCGTCAGCAGCTGATGAGCTTTCAGCGCCAGCGTGGCTTACAAGCCGATGGAGTTGCGGGGGTGAATACCCTGATGGCCCTTGGGTCCGCACCGCGTCAATCGATGATCTGTCAGTAA